The following proteins come from a genomic window of Solwaraspora sp. WMMA2065:
- a CDS encoding DUF397 domain-containing protein, translating to MDVSTAPRWHKSTHSDSTSCVEVAENLPGRVLVRDTKDRDGGTLTFAPAAWSAFLDLATADRSDAR from the coding sequence ATGGATGTAAGCACCGCGCCCCGGTGGCACAAGAGCACGCACAGCGACAGCACAAGCTGCGTGGAGGTCGCCGAGAACCTGCCTGGGCGGGTGCTGGTCCGGGACACCAAGGACCGCGACGGCGGCACCCTGACCTTCGCGCCGGCCGCCTGGTCGGCCTTCCTCGACCTGGCGACGGCCGACCGGTCGGA